A section of the Deinobacterium chartae genome encodes:
- a CDS encoding S1C family serine protease, with amino-acid sequence MRRILALLGVVGLSLGGYMVGKVTAATPLATADEINTVEVSSRALKGLVKVTVRLPAALRQQGAPAEDCGSGFFYKPNLLITNYHVVQDAENIRVQLFDGRTVPAKIYGIDPGLDLAVLQVSGVNAPATLKFGNSERLLSGQKLIVLGSPFGFQNHVSTGVLSTVARTDPPAEDIGLEIPQMLFTTATIQACNSGGPVLDSRGAVVGVADANLSTVGLTVGLIGLAIPSSVVQQSVKDLEQFGVPQRGSLGITMKNLSELDPYTRNLTGLNSTDGAIVEEVPAGSVGARAGLRGTTRDVQGQLVTLGDIIIAVDGRRVKDQYDITRAVAAKRPGQSLTLKVWRNKKEINLKVNLTRRTR; translated from the coding sequence ATGCGCCGAATTCTAGCTTTACTGGGAGTGGTGGGACTGTCGCTGGGCGGCTACATGGTCGGAAAGGTCACGGCCGCCACGCCGCTCGCCACCGCCGATGAGATCAATACGGTCGAGGTCAGCAGCCGCGCCCTCAAGGGGCTGGTCAAGGTGACCGTACGGCTCCCTGCGGCCCTGCGCCAGCAGGGAGCCCCCGCCGAGGACTGCGGTTCGGGCTTTTTTTACAAGCCCAACTTGCTGATCACCAATTACCACGTGGTGCAGGATGCCGAGAACATCCGGGTGCAGCTGTTCGACGGACGCACGGTGCCCGCCAAGATCTACGGCATTGACCCCGGGCTGGACCTGGCCGTGCTGCAAGTCAGCGGCGTGAACGCCCCGGCGACCCTGAAGTTCGGCAACAGCGAGCGGCTGCTGTCCGGGCAGAAACTGATCGTGCTGGGCAGCCCCTTTGGCTTCCAGAACCACGTCTCGACCGGCGTGCTCTCCACGGTGGCGCGCACCGATCCTCCCGCCGAGGACATCGGCCTCGAGATCCCGCAGATGCTGTTCACCACCGCCACCATCCAGGCGTGCAACTCGGGCGGCCCGGTGCTCGACTCGCGCGGCGCCGTAGTAGGGGTCGCCGACGCCAACCTCTCCACGGTGGGACTCACGGTCGGCCTGATCGGCCTGGCCATCCCCTCGAGCGTGGTGCAGCAGTCGGTCAAGGACCTCGAGCAGTTCGGCGTGCCGCAGCGCGGATCGCTGGGCATCACCATGAAGAACCTGTCCGAGCTTGACCCGTACACCCGCAACCTGACCGGGCTGAATTCCACCGATGGCGCCATCGTCGAGGAAGTTCCGGCCGGATCGGTCGGTGCCCGCGCCGGTCTGCGCGGCACCACGCGCGACGTGCAGGGCCAGCTGGTCACGCTGGGCGACATCATCATCGCGGTAGACGGCCGCCGGGTGAAGGACCAGTACGACATCACCCGGGCGGTGGCCGCCAAGCGCCCCGGACAGAGCCTGACCCTCAAGGTGTGGCGCAACAAGAAAGAAATCAACCTCAAGGTCAACCTGACCCGCCGCACCCGGTAA
- a CDS encoding deoxynucleoside kinase — MYLAVSGNIGSGKSTLTGLLSRRYNLAPVYESVDENPYLADFYADMLRYSFHSQVFFLAKRLEQHLQLINGADFVIQDRTVFEDANIFARNLYESGKMDTRDWETYQALYRGILPALRTPDLLIHIDASLPTLRRRIGKRGRAFEQDIPDAYLEGLGRLYGEWVGGYRLSPLVRVPGDELDFVQDPSAFEWICERIADLGFREPILR, encoded by the coding sequence GTGTATCTAGCGGTTTCGGGCAACATCGGCAGCGGCAAGAGCACCCTCACCGGGCTGCTCAGCCGCCGCTACAACCTGGCTCCCGTGTACGAGTCGGTAGACGAAAATCCGTATCTGGCCGACTTTTACGCGGACATGCTGCGCTACTCGTTTCACAGTCAGGTGTTTTTTCTGGCCAAGCGCCTCGAGCAGCACCTGCAGCTGATCAACGGGGCCGACTTCGTGATCCAGGACCGCACCGTGTTCGAGGACGCCAACATCTTCGCGCGCAACCTGTACGAGAGCGGCAAGATGGACACGCGCGACTGGGAGACCTACCAGGCCCTCTACCGCGGCATTCTGCCCGCGCTGCGCACCCCGGACCTGCTGATTCACATCGACGCCTCGCTGCCCACGCTGCGCCGGCGCATCGGCAAGCGGGGCCGCGCGTTCGAGCAGGACATTCCCGACGCGTACCTCGAGGGTCTGGGACGGCTGTACGGGGAGTGGGTGGGCGGCTACCGTCTCTCGCCGCTGGTCCGCGTGCCCGGCGATGAACTGGACTTCGTGCAGGACCCGTCCGCCTTCGAGTGGATCTGCGAGCGCATCGCGGATCTGGGTTTCCGGGAGCCGATCCTCCGATGA
- a CDS encoding UDP-N-acetylmuramoyl-L-alanyl-D-glutamate--2,6-diaminopimelate ligase, with protein sequence MKLSDLLHAAGYAPPADLPGDLEVRGVTHNAAWAEPGFAFVAIRGARFDGHAFLDQARARGAVLAVGEGSAHSPLPYLRVPDPRAALADLAAALEGHPSRALRVVGVTGTDGKTTTSWLTHHLLRTAGLAPGLLSTAGYRLPGGALQHFPAHFTTPEAPQVQRVLRDILEAGGRSAVLEASSHALALERVRAVDWDVAVWTHLSREHLDFHGDLEGYFAAKARLVERAPFAVLNADDPWTARLKHRPHTTYAEQAPADWRASAVHEGPDGLRFRVDSPAGVLEAHLPMTGRFNVQNALAAMAAAWHLGASADQLLSGLSSFPGVPGRMQLIPGPANDTRVIVDFAHTPPALEKALLALRPTTPGRLIVVIGSAGGNRDPGKRAPLGETATRLADLAIFTEEDCRDTPIEQILGEMARGAREAGRDNFVLEADRERAIRRAILEEARPGDTVLLAGKGPEETLERAHETLPWDEAALATAVLRERQP encoded by the coding sequence ATGAAGCTCTCGGATCTGCTGCACGCGGCGGGCTACGCGCCTCCCGCCGACCTCCCGGGCGACCTCGAGGTGCGCGGCGTCACGCACAACGCCGCCTGGGCCGAGCCGGGCTTCGCTTTCGTGGCGATCCGGGGCGCGCGCTTCGACGGCCACGCCTTCCTCGACCAGGCGCGCGCGCGCGGCGCGGTGCTGGCGGTCGGGGAAGGCAGCGCGCACTCTCCCCTGCCGTACCTGCGCGTCCCGGACCCGCGTGCCGCGCTGGCCGACCTCGCCGCGGCCCTCGAGGGGCACCCCAGCCGTGCGCTGCGGGTGGTGGGCGTTACCGGCACCGACGGCAAGACCACCACCTCGTGGCTCACGCATCACCTGCTGCGGACGGCCGGACTCGCACCCGGCCTGCTCTCGACCGCCGGATACCGCCTGCCCGGCGGAGCATTGCAGCACTTTCCCGCGCACTTCACCACGCCCGAGGCCCCGCAGGTACAGCGTGTTCTGCGCGACATCCTCGAGGCGGGCGGGCGCTCGGCGGTGCTGGAAGCCAGCAGCCACGCGCTGGCCCTCGAGCGGGTACGCGCGGTGGACTGGGACGTGGCGGTATGGACGCACCTCTCGCGCGAGCACCTCGACTTTCACGGCGACCTCGAGGGGTACTTTGCGGCCAAGGCCCGCCTGGTCGAACGCGCGCCCTTCGCGGTCCTGAACGCCGATGACCCGTGGACCGCGCGCCTGAAACACCGGCCGCACACCACCTACGCCGAGCAGGCCCCGGCCGACTGGCGGGCCAGCGCGGTGCACGAAGGCCCAGACGGACTGCGCTTCCGGGTGGACTCGCCCGCAGGCGTCCTCGAGGCGCACCTGCCGATGACCGGGCGCTTCAACGTCCAAAACGCCCTGGCCGCGATGGCCGCCGCCTGGCACCTGGGCGCCTCAGCGGATCAGCTGCTCAGCGGCCTGTCCAGCTTCCCGGGCGTGCCCGGACGCATGCAGCTGATTCCCGGACCTGCGAACGACACGCGCGTCATCGTGGACTTCGCGCACACCCCGCCCGCCCTCGAGAAGGCCCTGCTCGCCCTGCGGCCCACCACGCCCGGACGATTGATCGTGGTGATCGGCTCGGCGGGCGGCAACCGCGACCCGGGCAAACGCGCGCCGCTGGGTGAAACCGCAACCCGGCTCGCCGACCTCGCCATCTTCACCGAGGAAGACTGCCGCGACACGCCCATCGAGCAGATCCTGGGTGAGATGGCACGCGGCGCGCGCGAGGCCGGGCGCGACAACTTCGTCCTCGAGGCCGACCGCGAACGCGCCATCCGCCGCGCGATCCTGGAGGAGGCTCGCCCCGGCGACACCGTGCTGCTGGCCGGCAAAGGCCCCGAGGAAACCCTCGAGCGCGCCCACGAGACCCTGCCCTGGGACGAGGCGGCACTCGCGACTGCGGTTTTGCGCGAACGTCAGCCCTGA
- a CDS encoding deoxynucleoside kinase has product MYIVVEGPIGVGKTSLARLLAEREGASLNLEVVEENPFLPGFYQDPERYGFQVQVFFLLSRFKQLQSLLQGELFHRSVVADYLFDKDFIFAAMNLRDSEFDLYSDLYSHLKPRVGEPDLVIYLRAETDLLLERIARRGRAFERDMPAEYLAELTRRYDEYFRTYSGRLLAIDAHGYDFVNDAGDRTRLLAEIDGALGRTACI; this is encoded by the coding sequence GTGTACATCGTCGTTGAAGGGCCCATCGGAGTGGGCAAAACCAGCCTGGCACGCCTGCTCGCCGAGCGCGAGGGGGCCAGCCTCAACCTCGAGGTGGTCGAGGAGAATCCGTTCCTGCCCGGCTTCTACCAGGACCCGGAGCGCTACGGCTTTCAGGTGCAGGTGTTTTTCCTGCTGTCCCGCTTCAAGCAACTGCAGTCGCTGCTGCAGGGGGAGTTGTTCCACCGCTCGGTGGTCGCGGACTACCTGTTCGACAAGGACTTTATCTTTGCGGCCATGAACCTGCGCGACAGCGAGTTCGACCTGTACAGCGACCTGTACTCGCACCTCAAGCCCCGGGTGGGCGAACCGGACCTGGTAATCTACCTGCGCGCCGAGACCGACTTGCTGCTCGAGCGCATCGCCCGGCGCGGACGCGCGTTCGAGCGCGACATGCCCGCCGAGTACCTGGCCGAGCTGACCCGGCGCTACGACGAGTACTTCCGCACGTACTCGGGCCGCCTGCTGGCCATCGACGCGCACGGCTACGACTTCGTGAACGACGCGGGTGACCGCACGCGCCTGCTGGCCGAGATCGACGGGGCCCTGGGGAGGACCGCGTGTATCTAG